CGACCCAGGCGTAGATGGTCAGCATGATCCCGACCTGTGCCGTTTCCATGCCAAAACTGTCGGCGATATCCGACAGCAGGCCCACGGGCGCAAATTCGGTGGTATTAAAGATAAATGCCGCAATCGCAAGCGTGACTACGCGAAGCCACGCGACCTTGCGTGAAACCGTGTCTGTAATCATAAGTTCAGGGCTGGTTACTAAGAGGAAAGAAGTGGCACGATCTTAAAACGATTGCTGCTGAAAATACAATCATTTTGTGACGTGTGTCTCATTTTTGTTTTGGTAGGGTAAAAGGCGCTAACAGATTAATTTCTCTATAGAACGTGTGCATTTACTGCATTTATGTCATGTTATCGATAAGTAAAAAAAATGAAAGGACAGGATTATGCAGGAAATTAACTTTTATCTGGTCGATGCGTTCAGCGACCACAACTTTGGCGGCAATGCGGCGGCAGTTTGCCCGCTCACCGAATGGTTGCCGGACGAAACGTTGTTGAAAATGGCGCAGCAGCACAATCAGTCGGAAACTGCGTTTTTTGTCCGTACTGATGAAGGATATGAGCTGCGTTGGTTTACCACCTTGCATGAAATTAATCTCTGCGGCCACGCGACGCTGGCAGCTTCGCACGTCATCTTTGAGTACCTCGACCATCCGTCATCGACAATTGTCTTTAGTACCCGTTTTGTTGGCGAGCTCCGCGTGACGCGCAGCGGCGACTGGCTGACCCTGGATTTCCCTGCCTGGGCGACGACGGTCGTCGAACAGCCGCCAGCGGACCTGCTTGCCGGTCTGGGGCTAAGCGAAGCGCAGGAAGTACGCGTGGCTCGCGATTACCTGGTGATCTTACGCGATCGTCAGCAGGTAGAATCGGTACAACCGGATATGCACCAGCTTCAGCGCCTGGGTAAAATGATTTGTATTAGCGCCGCAGATGATGAGTATGATTTTGTCAGCCGCTTCTTCTGCCCGGGGGAGTCGCTGTGGGAAGACCCGGTGACCGGCTCGACGCATAGCATGTTGATCCCGTATTGGGGCGAGAAGCTCGGTAAAATGGAGATGCAGGCGCGGCAGGTATCCGCTCGCGGCGGCGATCTACGCTGCCAGTGGCAGGGCGACCGGGTGCTGATTGGCGGCCAGGCGACAACCTATTTAATCGGTACGATAACGCTGCGTTAAGGAGAACCGATGACAGAGGTTCCTGTATATCTGGTTGCGGCTTTTAGCAAACAGCCTTTTGCTGGTAACCCGGCAGCGGTATGTCTGCTTGACGAATGGTTGCCGGATGAGTTGCTGTTGAAAATGGCTCAGCAGCATAATCAGTCTGAAACCGCATTTGTGGTCCGCGAGAGCGATGGTTTTGCGCTGCGCTGGTTTACCACTCGTAACGAGGTCAATCTCTGCGGGCACGCCACGCTTGCCAGCGCACACGTGATTTTTCATCACCTGGATTTTCCCGACGCGGTGATTCACTTCGCCACGGCTTCCGGTCTGTTGACCGTGAGTCGTGACGGCGATTGGCTGACCCTGGATTTCCCCGCCGGCGAAACTGAAGAGTGCGAGCCGCCAGCCGATATGCTCTCCGCGTTAGGGATCGATAGCTATCTGCATGCCCGCAAGGGGCGCGCCTGGCTTATCGAACTGGCCTCTCGAGAACAGGTTGCCGCCGTGCGGCCGAACATTTCCTCGATGATCCCCGGCGAGCATAAGGTGACCATTACCGCCGTAGGTGATGGCAATTATGATTTTGTCAGCCGTTTTTTCTCCCCTGGCGAAGCAGTATGGGAAGATCCGGTGACCGGCTCGGCGCATACCATGCTCATTCCTTACTGGAGCGTGAAGCTTGGCAAAACCCAAATGCTGGCGCGGCAGATTTCCGCGCGCGGCGGTGATATTCGCTGCGAGCTGCAAGGGGAAAGAGTATTAATGA
This Klebsiella sp. RHBSTW-00484 DNA region includes the following protein-coding sequences:
- a CDS encoding PhzF family phenazine biosynthesis protein, whose translation is MTEVPVYLVAAFSKQPFAGNPAAVCLLDEWLPDELLLKMAQQHNQSETAFVVRESDGFALRWFTTRNEVNLCGHATLASAHVIFHHLDFPDAVIHFATASGLLTVSRDGDWLTLDFPAGETEECEPPADMLSALGIDSYLHARKGRAWLIELASREQVAAVRPNISSMIPGEHKVTITAVGDGNYDFVSRFFSPGEAVWEDPVTGSAHTMLIPYWSVKLGKTQMLARQISARGGDIRCELQGERVLMSGQAVSYLSGAIMLR
- a CDS encoding PhzF family phenazine biosynthesis protein, giving the protein MQEINFYLVDAFSDHNFGGNAAAVCPLTEWLPDETLLKMAQQHNQSETAFFVRTDEGYELRWFTTLHEINLCGHATLAASHVIFEYLDHPSSTIVFSTRFVGELRVTRSGDWLTLDFPAWATTVVEQPPADLLAGLGLSEAQEVRVARDYLVILRDRQQVESVQPDMHQLQRLGKMICISAADDEYDFVSRFFCPGESLWEDPVTGSTHSMLIPYWGEKLGKMEMQARQVSARGGDLRCQWQGDRVLIGGQATTYLIGTITLR